One region of Salvia miltiorrhiza cultivar Shanhuang (shh) chromosome 3, IMPLAD_Smil_shh, whole genome shotgun sequence genomic DNA includes:
- the LOC131015251 gene encoding pentatricopeptide repeat-containing protein At2g20540 produces MAARVGMRRLEDTFIPLLRKCNTTNFLKRIHAQMEKLSLLQSNFLVTKMLEICDQSGEIDYANSLFTRVDDPNIFLYNTMIRAYTRNHMYLSSITLYQSMLRQLEISPDRFTYPFVIRSIGGIPDVYLGKQIHGHVSKFGLIDNSIVKNSVLDMYVKCDAMAEAHKVFDEMSERDVVSWNSLISGYMRLGQVRKARAMFDEMQSKSIVSWTAMISGYTRNGRFGEALEVFRAMQVAGVRPDWVSLVAALPACAQLGALELGRWIHFYAEREGFLNRIIVCNALIEMYTKCGGVGHALQLFGAMVERDVVSWSTVIAGLANHGRAREAIELFDEMQSVDVKPNEITFVGLLSACSHAGLVEEGLRYFHSMRSVYGVEPGVEHYGCVVDLLGRTGHVDRAVELIAGMRMRPDSAIWGSLLSACRSHRDLETGVVAAERLLELEPGDTGNLVLLANIYADLGKWGEVSRTRRAMRRTGTRKTPGCSLIEVDSVVEEFVAGDESKAVSGEVFWVLGVLALHQRKDLLDDVILLED; encoded by the coding sequence ATGGCAGCAAGAGTGGGGATGAGAAGATTGGAAGATACATTCATCCCcttattaagaaaatgcaacACCACGAACTTCTTGAAGAGAATACATGCCCAAATGGAGAAGCTCTCACTGCTGCAAAGCAATTTCTTGGTCACAAAAATGCTGGAGATTTGCGATCAAAGCGGCGAGATCGACTACGCAAACTCGCTCTTCACAAGAGTCGATGACCCAAATATCTTCTTGTACAACACGATGATCAGAGCCTATACACGCAATCACATGTATCTATCGAGCATCACCTTGTACCAGTCGATGCTGCGACAGCTCGAAATTTCTCCCGATAGATTCACGTACCCATTTGTAATTAGGTCAATCGGAGGGATCCCGGATGTTTATTTGGGGAAACAGATTCATGGGCACGTCTCCAAATTCGGGTTGATCGATAACAGTATCGTGAAAAATTCAGTCTTGGATATGTATGTGAAGTGTGATGCAATGGCGGAGGCGCACAAGGTGTTCGACGAAATGTCTGAGAGAGATGTGGTTTCTTGGAACAGCCTCATCTCTGGTTATATGAGGCTGGGCCAGGTTAGGAAGGCTCGAGCCATGTTTGATGAGATGCAGAGCAAGAGCATTGTCTCTTGGACCGCGATGATATCGGGCTACACGAGAAACGGGCGTTTTGGGGAGGCGTTGGAGGTGTTCCGAGCAATGCAGGTGGCCGGGGTGCGGCCGGATTGGGTGAGCTTGGTCGCGGCCTTGCCCGCTTGCGCGCAGCTGGGAGCTCTCGAGCTCGGGAGGTGGATCCATTTCTACGCGGAGAGGGAAGGGTTCTTGAACCGGATCATCGTGTGCAACGCGTTGATCGAGATGTACACGAAGTGCGGAGGCGTGGGGCACGCGCTGCAGCTGTTCGGCGCGATGGTGGAGCGCGACGTGGTGTCGTGGAGCACCGTGATCGCCGGTTTGGCGAATCACGGGAGAGCTCGTGAGGCGATCGAGTTGTTTGATGAGATGCAAAGTGTGGATGTTAAGCCTAATGAGATCACATTTGTGGGGTTGTTATCTGCCTGCAGCCACGCGGGCTTGGTGGAAGAGGGGCTGAGGTACTTCCACTCGATGCGGAGCGTCTACGGCGTGGAGCCCGGGGTCGAGCACTACGGGTGCGTGGTGGATCTCCTCGGGCGGACGGGGCACGTGGATCGGGCGGTGGAGCTCATCGCAGGGATGAGGATGAGGCCGGACTCGGCGATTTGGGGCTCGTTGCTGAGCGCCTGCCGAAGCCACCGTGACCTCGAGACGGGTGTCGTTGCGGCGGAGAGGCTCCTTGAGCTCGAGCCGGGGGACACGGGGAACCTCGTGCTGCTCGCGAATATATACGCGGATCTCGGGAAGTGGGGGGAGGTTTCGAGGACGAGGAGGGCGATGAGGAGGACGGGGACGAGGAAGACGCCCGGGTGCAGCCTCATCGAGGTCGACAGCGTCGTGGAGGAGTTCGTGGCCGGGGACGAGTCGAAGGCGGTCTCCGGGGAGGTGTTTTGGGTGCTGGGTGTGCTTGCTTTGCATCAAAGGAAAGACTTGTTGGATGATGTGATTTTGTTAGAAGATTAG
- the LOC131015272 gene encoding serine/threonine-protein kinase AFC3 isoform X4, whose amino-acid sequence MAEVDQVRQAWKRRRSTWDVAPSGQLEDDGRDCEDDEARAPPVLRRHVSPPKRDDDPNGHYVFSLGENLTSRYKILGKMGEGTFGRVLDCWDRHTREYVAIKIVRSIRKYRDAAMIEIDVLQRLAKYDKKESHCVKMHRWFDYRNHICIVFEKLGPSLFDFLKRNKYSPFPVDLVREFGRQLLESVAYMHDLRLIHTDLKPENILLVSSEFVKLPVCKTSDETNFRCLPKSSAIKLIDFGSTAYDTQLHSSIVSTRHYRAPEIILGLGWTHSCDIWSVGCILVELCTGEALFQTHENLEHLAMMERVLGPLPEHMIEKATISSQGMPIPPDPPS is encoded by the exons ATGGCGGAAGTGGATCAAGTGCGGCAAGCGTGGAAACGGCGCCGCTCGACGTGGGACGTCGCTCCATCGGGGCAGCTGGAG GATGATGGAAGGGATTGTGAGGATGACGAAGCTAGGGCACCGCCGGTGCTGCGGAGACACGTGTCGCCGCCGAAGAGGGATGATGATCCCAATGGGCATTACGTGTTTAGCCTCGGCGAGAATCTCACATCTAGAT ATAAGATACTTGGCAAGATGGGTGAAG GCACATTTGGTCGAGTATTGGATTGTTGGGATCGTCATACACGAGAATATGTGGCTATCAAAATTGTTAGAAGCATAAGAAAGTACCGTGATGCAGCAATGATCGAGATTGACGTGCTTCAGCGCCTTGCTAAATATGACAAAAAGGAGTCACA TTGTGTGAAGATGCATAGGTGGTTTGATTATCGCAATCATATATGTATA GTCTTTGAGAAGCTTGGACCAAGTTTATTTGATTTTCTAAAGAGAAATAAATACTCCCCCTTTCCTGTGGATCTTGTTCGGGAGTTTGGGCGCCAGCTTTTGGAATCTGTAGCAT ATATGCACGATTTAAGGTTAATCCACACCGACCTGAAGCCAGAAAATATACTTCTCGTCTCTTCTGAATTTGTCAAGCTTCCTGTCTGCAAG ACGTCGGATGAAACAAATTTCAGGTGCTTACCAAAGTCAAGTGCCATTAAGCTGATTGATTTTGGTAGTACTGCTTATGATACTCAGCTTCATAGCTCCATTGTCTCAACAAGGCATTACAGAGCACCTGAGATCATTTTAG GTTTAGGATGGACCCACTCTTGTGATATTTGGAGTGTTGGTTGCATACTTGTAGAGCTTTGCACG GGTGAAGCACTTTTTCAAACACACGAGAACCTGGAGCATTTAGCTATGATGGAGAGGGTTTTGGGACCACTGCCAGAGCATATGATTGAAAAAGCGAC AATCTCGTCTCAAGGCATGCCCATTCCTCCAGATCCTCCCTCGTGA
- the LOC131015272 gene encoding serine/threonine-protein kinase AFC3 isoform X2 codes for MAEVDQVRQAWKRRRSTWDVAPSGQLEDDGRDCEDDEARAPPVLRRHVSPPKRDDDPNGHYVFSLGENLTSRYKILGKMGEGTFGRVLDCWDRHTREYVAIKIVRSIRKYRDAAMIEIDVLQRLAKYDKKESHCVKMHRWFDYRNHICIVFEKLGPSLFDFLKRNKYSPFPVDLVREFGRQLLESVAYMHDLRLIHTDLKPENILLVSSEFVKLPVCKTSDETNFRCLPKSSAIKLIDFGSTAYDTQLHSSIVSTRHYRAPEIILGLGWTHSCDIWSVGCILVELCTGEALFQTHENLEHLAMMERVLGPLPEHMIEKATKGAEKYFRRSRLNWPEGAVSRDSIRAVRKLDLLKNLVSRHAHSSRSSLVNLLHGLLKFEPSERLTARQALEHPFFKDPT; via the exons ATGGCGGAAGTGGATCAAGTGCGGCAAGCGTGGAAACGGCGCCGCTCGACGTGGGACGTCGCTCCATCGGGGCAGCTGGAG GATGATGGAAGGGATTGTGAGGATGACGAAGCTAGGGCACCGCCGGTGCTGCGGAGACACGTGTCGCCGCCGAAGAGGGATGATGATCCCAATGGGCATTACGTGTTTAGCCTCGGCGAGAATCTCACATCTAGAT ATAAGATACTTGGCAAGATGGGTGAAG GCACATTTGGTCGAGTATTGGATTGTTGGGATCGTCATACACGAGAATATGTGGCTATCAAAATTGTTAGAAGCATAAGAAAGTACCGTGATGCAGCAATGATCGAGATTGACGTGCTTCAGCGCCTTGCTAAATATGACAAAAAGGAGTCACA TTGTGTGAAGATGCATAGGTGGTTTGATTATCGCAATCATATATGTATA GTCTTTGAGAAGCTTGGACCAAGTTTATTTGATTTTCTAAAGAGAAATAAATACTCCCCCTTTCCTGTGGATCTTGTTCGGGAGTTTGGGCGCCAGCTTTTGGAATCTGTAGCAT ATATGCACGATTTAAGGTTAATCCACACCGACCTGAAGCCAGAAAATATACTTCTCGTCTCTTCTGAATTTGTCAAGCTTCCTGTCTGCAAG ACGTCGGATGAAACAAATTTCAGGTGCTTACCAAAGTCAAGTGCCATTAAGCTGATTGATTTTGGTAGTACTGCTTATGATACTCAGCTTCATAGCTCCATTGTCTCAACAAGGCATTACAGAGCACCTGAGATCATTTTAG GTTTAGGATGGACCCACTCTTGTGATATTTGGAGTGTTGGTTGCATACTTGTAGAGCTTTGCACG GGTGAAGCACTTTTTCAAACACACGAGAACCTGGAGCATTTAGCTATGATGGAGAGGGTTTTGGGACCACTGCCAGAGCATATGATTGAAAAAGCGAC CAAAGGCGCTGAAAAATATTTCAGAAGATCGAGACTGAACTGGCCTGAGGGAGCAGTTTCCAGGGATAGCATCCGTGCAGTGAGGAAGCTAGACCTATTGAAG AATCTCGTCTCAAGGCATGCCCATTCCTCCAGATCCTCCCTCGTGAACTTGTTGCACGGCTTGCTCAAGTTTGAACCATCCGAACGTCTCACTGCTCGACAGGCTCTGGAGCATCCTTTCTTTAAGGATCCAACTTAG
- the LOC131015272 gene encoding serine/threonine-protein kinase AFC3 isoform X1, with the protein MAEVDQVRQAWKRRRSTWDVAPSGQLEDDGRDCEDDEARAPPVLRRHVSPPKRDDDPNGHYVFSLGENLTSRYKILGKMGEGTFGRVLDCWDRHTREYVAIKIVRSIRKYRDAAMIEIDVLQRLAKYDKKESHCVKMHRWFDYRNHICIVFEKLGPSLFDFLKRNKYSPFPVDLVREFGRQLLESVAYMHDLRLIHTDLKPENILLVSSEFVKLPVCKKTSDETNFRCLPKSSAIKLIDFGSTAYDTQLHSSIVSTRHYRAPEIILGLGWTHSCDIWSVGCILVELCTGEALFQTHENLEHLAMMERVLGPLPEHMIEKATKGAEKYFRRSRLNWPEGAVSRDSIRAVRKLDLLKNLVSRHAHSSRSSLVNLLHGLLKFEPSERLTARQALEHPFFKDPT; encoded by the exons ATGGCGGAAGTGGATCAAGTGCGGCAAGCGTGGAAACGGCGCCGCTCGACGTGGGACGTCGCTCCATCGGGGCAGCTGGAG GATGATGGAAGGGATTGTGAGGATGACGAAGCTAGGGCACCGCCGGTGCTGCGGAGACACGTGTCGCCGCCGAAGAGGGATGATGATCCCAATGGGCATTACGTGTTTAGCCTCGGCGAGAATCTCACATCTAGAT ATAAGATACTTGGCAAGATGGGTGAAG GCACATTTGGTCGAGTATTGGATTGTTGGGATCGTCATACACGAGAATATGTGGCTATCAAAATTGTTAGAAGCATAAGAAAGTACCGTGATGCAGCAATGATCGAGATTGACGTGCTTCAGCGCCTTGCTAAATATGACAAAAAGGAGTCACA TTGTGTGAAGATGCATAGGTGGTTTGATTATCGCAATCATATATGTATA GTCTTTGAGAAGCTTGGACCAAGTTTATTTGATTTTCTAAAGAGAAATAAATACTCCCCCTTTCCTGTGGATCTTGTTCGGGAGTTTGGGCGCCAGCTTTTGGAATCTGTAGCAT ATATGCACGATTTAAGGTTAATCCACACCGACCTGAAGCCAGAAAATATACTTCTCGTCTCTTCTGAATTTGTCAAGCTTCCTGTCTGCAAG AAGACGTCGGATGAAACAAATTTCAGGTGCTTACCAAAGTCAAGTGCCATTAAGCTGATTGATTTTGGTAGTACTGCTTATGATACTCAGCTTCATAGCTCCATTGTCTCAACAAGGCATTACAGAGCACCTGAGATCATTTTAG GTTTAGGATGGACCCACTCTTGTGATATTTGGAGTGTTGGTTGCATACTTGTAGAGCTTTGCACG GGTGAAGCACTTTTTCAAACACACGAGAACCTGGAGCATTTAGCTATGATGGAGAGGGTTTTGGGACCACTGCCAGAGCATATGATTGAAAAAGCGAC CAAAGGCGCTGAAAAATATTTCAGAAGATCGAGACTGAACTGGCCTGAGGGAGCAGTTTCCAGGGATAGCATCCGTGCAGTGAGGAAGCTAGACCTATTGAAG AATCTCGTCTCAAGGCATGCCCATTCCTCCAGATCCTCCCTCGTGAACTTGTTGCACGGCTTGCTCAAGTTTGAACCATCCGAACGTCTCACTGCTCGACAGGCTCTGGAGCATCCTTTCTTTAAGGATCCAACTTAG
- the LOC131015272 gene encoding serine/threonine-protein kinase AFC3 isoform X5: MYNMHDLRLIHTDLKPENILLVSSEFVKLPVCKKTSDETNFRCLPKSSAIKLIDFGSTAYDTQLHSSIVSTRHYRAPEIILGLGWTHSCDIWSVGCILVELCTGEALFQTHENLEHLAMMERVLGPLPEHMIEKATKGAEKYFRRSRLNWPEGAVSRDSIRAVRKLDLLKNLVSRHAHSSRSSLVNLLHGLLKFEPSERLTARQALEHPFFKDPT; this comes from the exons ATGTATA ATATGCACGATTTAAGGTTAATCCACACCGACCTGAAGCCAGAAAATATACTTCTCGTCTCTTCTGAATTTGTCAAGCTTCCTGTCTGCAAG AAGACGTCGGATGAAACAAATTTCAGGTGCTTACCAAAGTCAAGTGCCATTAAGCTGATTGATTTTGGTAGTACTGCTTATGATACTCAGCTTCATAGCTCCATTGTCTCAACAAGGCATTACAGAGCACCTGAGATCATTTTAG GTTTAGGATGGACCCACTCTTGTGATATTTGGAGTGTTGGTTGCATACTTGTAGAGCTTTGCACG GGTGAAGCACTTTTTCAAACACACGAGAACCTGGAGCATTTAGCTATGATGGAGAGGGTTTTGGGACCACTGCCAGAGCATATGATTGAAAAAGCGAC CAAAGGCGCTGAAAAATATTTCAGAAGATCGAGACTGAACTGGCCTGAGGGAGCAGTTTCCAGGGATAGCATCCGTGCAGTGAGGAAGCTAGACCTATTGAAG AATCTCGTCTCAAGGCATGCCCATTCCTCCAGATCCTCCCTCGTGAACTTGTTGCACGGCTTGCTCAAGTTTGAACCATCCGAACGTCTCACTGCTCGACAGGCTCTGGAGCATCCTTTCTTTAAGGATCCAACTTAG
- the LOC131015236 gene encoding uncharacterized protein LOC131015236 yields the protein MGKKTKKPGKGKEKTEKKTAKAEEKKARRESKKISPEDDIDAILLNIQKEEAKKKEVHVDDNVPAPSPRSNCSLTVNPSKETELVLYGGEFYNGNKTFVYGDLYRFDVEKQEWKLISSPNSPPPRSAHQAVAWKNYLYIYGGEFTSPNQERFHHYKDFWVLDLKTNQWEQLNYKGCPSPRSGHRMVLYKHKIIIFGGFYDTLREVRYYNDLHVFDLDQYKWQEIKPTPGCLWPSARSGFQFVVYQDEIYLYGGYSKEVSSSDKKVTEKGNVHSDMWCLDPKTWVWNKVKKTGMPPGPRAGFSMAVHKKRALLFGGVVDMEMEGDVMMSLFLNEIYGFQLDNHRWYPLELRKEKATKHKLKKDSDERVNDVDLQNNMKVAERQNSSLSVGEDENSDDDADMDVDVKNISASLHRNVTVVDNEEVSGSSKKFAVQESDLPEIVKPCGRINSCMVVGKDTLYLYGGMMEVKDQEITLDDLYALNLSKLDEWKCIIPASESEWIEVSDEEDEDEEGDDSENEDSGSEDDSEKSDDADGDVEMGDAVAIIKGEGKTLRRKEKKGRIEQIRVTLGLSDSQRTPTPGESLKDFYKRTNMYWQMAAYEHTQHTGKELRKDGFDLAKARYKELKPILDELAILEAEQKAEEAEAPEASGSRKKATKKGKLSGAK from the exons ATGGGAAAGAAAACGAAGAAGCCTggcaaaggaaaagagaagacGGAAAAGAAAACTGCAAAGGCGGAGGAGAAAAAGGCGCGACGTGAGTCCAAAAAAATCTCTCCCGAAGATGACATCGACGCTATTTTG TTGAATATACAAAAAGAGGAAGCGAAGAAGAAGGAAGTCCATGTTGATGATAACGTTCCAGCACCATCTCCAAGATCAAATTGTTCg CTAACTGTTAATCCCTCGAAAGAGACCGAACTCGTGCTATATGGTGGTGAATTTTACAACGGTAACAAG ACATTTGTCTATGGTGATCTTTACCGGTTTGATGTGGAAAAGCAAGAATGGAAGTTAATTTCAAGCCCCAATAGTCCGCCCCCTCGAAGTGCTCATCAGGCAGTTGCCTGGAAGAATTATCTCTATATTTATG GTGGTGAATTTACATCTCCAAATCAAGAGCGTTTTCATCACTACAAG GATTTCTGGGTGCTGGATCTGAAAACAAATCAGTGGGAGCAACTGAACTATAAAGGTTGCCCTAGTCCACGATCAGGTCATCGAATG GTATTGTACAAACACAAAATCATAATTTTTGGAGGATTCTATGATACTCTTAGAGAAGTGAG GTACTACAATGATCTGCATGTATTTGATCTGGATCAGTATAAG TGGCAAGAGATAAAACCTACACCAGGATGCTTGTGGCCCAGTGCTCGAAGTGGATTCCAGTTTGTTGTTTACCAAGATGAG atttatttatatggagGTTATTCAAAAGAGGTTTCATCTTCAGACAAAAAAGTCACTGAGAAAGGAAATGTTCATTCAGACATGTGGTGCCTTGATCCTAAAACGTGGGTATGGAATAAG GTCAAGAAGACTGGGATGCCTCCTGGACCTCGTGCTGGTTTCTCTATGGCGGTCCATAAGAAGAGAGCATTGCTCTTTGGAGGAGTGGTTGATATGGAAATGGAAG GTGATGTAATGATGAGCTTGTTCTTGAATGAGATTTATGGCTTCCAACTTGACAACCATCGCTG GTATCCATTGGAGTTGCGGAAGGAGAAGGCAACAAAACATAAG TTAAAGAAGGATTCTGATGAGAGGGTCAACGATGTAGATCTTCAGAACAATATGAAAGTTGCAGAAAGGCAAAATTCATCACTTAGTGTCGGTGAAGATGAAAATTCAGACGATGATGCTGACATGGACGTTGACGTAAAAAATATATCTGCCAGTTTGCATAGAAACGTAACTGTCGTTGATAATGAAGAAGTGTCTGGATCTAGCAAAAAATTTGCCGTGCAAGAATCTGATTTACCTGAG ATAGTGAAACCTTGTGGACGGATCAATTCATGTATGGTTGTTGGGAAAGATACATTATATTTGTATGGGGGCATGATGGAAGTCAAGGATCAAGAGATTACTCTCGACGATCTGTATGCACTTAACCTTAGTAAACTGGATGAGTGGAAGTGCATCATTCCG GCATCTGAATCAGAATGGATTGAAGTAtcagatgaagaagatgaggatgaaGAAGGAGATGATAGTGAAAACGAAGACTCGGGCAGTGAAGATGACAGTGAGAAGTCCGACGATGCAGATGGAGATGTGGAG ATGGGGGATGCCGTTGCTATAATAAAAGGAGAAGGAAAAACCCTCAGAAGGAAGGAGAAGAAGGGCAGGATCGAACAAATTAGAGTCACCCTCGGTCTTTCTGATTCACAGAGAACGCCAACG CCTGGGGAATCTCTGAAGGACTTCTATAAACGTACAAACATGTACTGGCAAATGGCTGCTTATGAACACACACAGCACACGGGAAAG GAACTCCGTAAAGATGGATTTGATCTTGCTAAGGCAAGGTACAAGGAATTGAAGCCAATACTTGATGAG TTGGCCATCTTAGAGGCGGAGCAAAAGGCGGAGGAGGCGGAAGCACCCGAGGCTAGTGGCTCTAGGAAGAAGGCCACCAAAAAGGGCAAACTTTCGGGTGCCAAGTGA
- the LOC131015304 gene encoding two-on-two hemoglobin-3, with protein sequence MQTLQEKASEWSGVSTNDAFAIDETNLYEKLGLQTFINLSTNFYNRVYDDEEEWFRSIFANSKKEDAIQNQYEFFTQRMGGPPLFSQRRGHPALIARHRPFPVTHQAAERWLHHMQQALDTTKDIDSDSKTKMMNFFRHTAFFLVAGDELKNPKQGIPCKHAAGKSAAA encoded by the exons atgcAAACACTCCAAGAGAAGGCTTCGGAGTGGAGCGGGGTGTCTACGAACGACGCTTTCGCCATTGACGAGACCAATCTCTACGAGAAGCTCGGCCTCCAGACATTCATCAACCTCTCCACCAATTTCTACAACAG AGTATATGATGATGAGGAAGAGTGGTTCCGATCAATTTTTGCAAATTCTAAGAAGGAAGATGCCATTCAAAACCAGTATGAGTTCTTCACACAGAGAATGGGAGGGCCTCCATTATTCAGCCAAAGAAGAG GCCATCCTGCGCTGATTGCCCGCCACCGCCCATTCCCCGTCACCCATCAAGCTGCAGAGAGGTGGTTGCACCACATGCAGCAGGCATTGGACACCACCAAAGATATTGATTCagactccaaaaccaaaatGATGAATTTCTTTAG GCACACCGCATTCTTCCTTGTAGCCGGAGACGAGCTGAAGAACCCGAAACAAGGAATTCCGTGCAAGCACGCAGCTGGAAAATCTGCTGCAGCATAA
- the LOC131015272 gene encoding serine/threonine-protein kinase AFC3 isoform X3 — MAEVDQVRQAWKRRRSTWDVAPSGQLEDDGRDCEDDEARAPPVLRRHVSPPKRDDDPNGHYVFSLGENLTSRYKILGKMGEGTFGRVLDCWDRHTREYVAIKIVRSIRKYRDAAMIEIDVLQRLAKYDKKESHCVKMHRWFDYRNHICIVFEKLGPSLFDFLKRNKYSPFPVDLVREFGRQLLESVAYMHDLRLIHTDLKPENILLVSSEFVKLPVCKKTSDETNFRCLPKSSAIKLIDFGSTAYDTQLHSSIVSTRHYRAPEIILGLGWTHSCDIWSVGCILVELCTGEALFQTHENLEHLAMMERVLGPLPEHMIEKATISSQGMPIPPDPPS; from the exons ATGGCGGAAGTGGATCAAGTGCGGCAAGCGTGGAAACGGCGCCGCTCGACGTGGGACGTCGCTCCATCGGGGCAGCTGGAG GATGATGGAAGGGATTGTGAGGATGACGAAGCTAGGGCACCGCCGGTGCTGCGGAGACACGTGTCGCCGCCGAAGAGGGATGATGATCCCAATGGGCATTACGTGTTTAGCCTCGGCGAGAATCTCACATCTAGAT ATAAGATACTTGGCAAGATGGGTGAAG GCACATTTGGTCGAGTATTGGATTGTTGGGATCGTCATACACGAGAATATGTGGCTATCAAAATTGTTAGAAGCATAAGAAAGTACCGTGATGCAGCAATGATCGAGATTGACGTGCTTCAGCGCCTTGCTAAATATGACAAAAAGGAGTCACA TTGTGTGAAGATGCATAGGTGGTTTGATTATCGCAATCATATATGTATA GTCTTTGAGAAGCTTGGACCAAGTTTATTTGATTTTCTAAAGAGAAATAAATACTCCCCCTTTCCTGTGGATCTTGTTCGGGAGTTTGGGCGCCAGCTTTTGGAATCTGTAGCAT ATATGCACGATTTAAGGTTAATCCACACCGACCTGAAGCCAGAAAATATACTTCTCGTCTCTTCTGAATTTGTCAAGCTTCCTGTCTGCAAG AAGACGTCGGATGAAACAAATTTCAGGTGCTTACCAAAGTCAAGTGCCATTAAGCTGATTGATTTTGGTAGTACTGCTTATGATACTCAGCTTCATAGCTCCATTGTCTCAACAAGGCATTACAGAGCACCTGAGATCATTTTAG GTTTAGGATGGACCCACTCTTGTGATATTTGGAGTGTTGGTTGCATACTTGTAGAGCTTTGCACG GGTGAAGCACTTTTTCAAACACACGAGAACCTGGAGCATTTAGCTATGATGGAGAGGGTTTTGGGACCACTGCCAGAGCATATGATTGAAAAAGCGAC AATCTCGTCTCAAGGCATGCCCATTCCTCCAGATCCTCCCTCGTGA
- the LOC131015298 gene encoding 54S ribosomal protein L24, mitochondrial produces the protein MAFRSREMMKKLVKKIGGEQNLAPGVKDQLKKWVPDRKIVMGRANRGIFAGRHIQFGNRVSEKGGNKTKRSWKPNVQEKRLFSYILDRQIRVKVTTHALRCIDKAGGIDEYLLKTPYHKMDTEMGLFWKTKIEKMYQDLGGKQVVFFAPEDEANFEEKFNELRLEQKAERRDARRKIDGSASKQEATEDGTDGAEASEPATSRNEDGSSHTDIHEPLVANA, from the exons ATGGCGTTTAGGTCAAGAGAGATGATGAAGAAGCTCGTGAAGAAAATCGGCGGCGAACAGAATCTAGCTCCGGGAGTGAAAGATCAGCTGAAAAAATGGGTGCCGGATCGCAAAATCGTTATGGGCCGAGCTAACCGCGGGATTTTCGCCGGCCGCCACATCCAATTCGGCAATCGCGTCAGTGAAAAAGGAGGCAACAA GACAAAGAGGTCTTGGAAACCCAATGTGCAGGAGAAGCGGCTCTTTAGCTACATTCTGGATCGTCAAATCCGTGTCAAGGTGACTACTCACGCGCTGCGCTGCATAGACAAGGCAGGCGGAATCGACGAGTACTTGCTCAAGACACCCTACCACAAGATGGACACGGAAATGGGTCTCTTTTGGAAAACTAAGATCGAGAAGATGTATCAAGACCTTGGAGGGAAGCAGGTCGTTTTCTTTGCTCCTGAGGACGAGGCCAACTTCGAAGAGAAATTCAACGAGCTAAGACTAGAACAGAAGGCCGAGCGTAGAGACGCCAGGAGAAAGATTGATGGTTCGGCCTCCAAGCAAGAGGCAACGGAGGATGGAACAGACGGGGCGGAAGCCAGTGAACCAGCAACTTCAAGAAATGAAGACGGGAGCTCTCACACCGACATCCACGAACCATTGGTAGCCAATGCTTAG